One Methylosinus sp. C49 DNA segment encodes these proteins:
- the mbnA gene encoding methanobactin → MAIKIAKKEVLPVVGRLGAMCSSCPMCGPLCP, encoded by the coding sequence ATGGCTATCAAGATCGCCAAGAAGGAAGTTCTCCCGGTCGTCGGTCGTCTGGGCGCGATGTGCAGCTCGTGCCCGATGTGCGGCCCGCTCTGCCCCTGA
- a CDS encoding M48 family metalloprotease → MDRKSGKRRTLLTGLLIFALCAPARAEDEGPRVSIIRDAEIEQLLRDYTAPVLKAAGIHSAAAKIILVGDRSFNAFVADGQKIFVNTGALMEAKTPNEIIGVLAHETGHIAGGHLARGRQELAKATILSVAGMLASAGAMVAARGAFNRRDGQVGMDSAGAVGILLGPQEAVKRSLLAYQRGEEQAADRMAVRFLTATHQSAKGMLEVFNRFASESLFKTTAIDPYLQSHPLPNERISNLDQAAKQSPYFDVPDSPALQARHDLMRAKLVGFMGNSGEVARRYPISDLSLPARYARVIADNRFGRLEDALRGADALVAADPKNPYFWELKGQILLEAGRANQAIAPLRKAAAIAGPAATPIRVLLGHALVSADDPKLLNEAVSVLANATQRDEDSADAWEFLSMAYFRKGENAKAQLAAAEGLFVAGKYVEARTQATRAQAQFKEGTQGWLKADDILTYRPPGSE, encoded by the coding sequence ATGGATCGCAAAAGCGGCAAGCGGCGGACGCTTCTCACCGGTCTCCTGATCTTCGCGCTCTGCGCGCCCGCGCGCGCGGAGGATGAAGGGCCGCGCGTGTCGATCATCCGCGACGCGGAGATCGAGCAATTATTGCGGGACTACACCGCCCCCGTGCTGAAGGCGGCGGGCATTCACAGCGCGGCGGCCAAGATTATTCTGGTCGGCGACCGCTCCTTCAACGCTTTCGTCGCCGACGGGCAGAAGATCTTCGTCAACACCGGCGCGCTGATGGAGGCGAAGACGCCCAATGAGATCATCGGCGTCCTCGCCCATGAGACCGGCCATATCGCCGGCGGCCATTTGGCGCGCGGGCGCCAGGAACTCGCCAAGGCGACCATTCTCTCCGTCGCCGGCATGTTGGCCAGCGCCGGCGCCATGGTCGCCGCGCGCGGCGCCTTCAACCGTCGCGACGGACAAGTGGGCATGGATTCCGCCGGCGCCGTCGGAATATTGCTCGGCCCACAAGAGGCGGTGAAGCGCTCGCTGCTCGCCTATCAGCGTGGCGAGGAGCAGGCCGCCGATCGCATGGCGGTGCGCTTCCTCACGGCGACGCATCAATCCGCCAAGGGCATGCTGGAAGTGTTCAACCGCTTCGCCAGCGAATCCCTGTTCAAGACGACGGCGATCGACCCGTATCTGCAATCGCATCCGCTGCCCAATGAGCGCATCTCCAATCTCGATCAGGCGGCCAAGCAGTCGCCCTATTTCGATGTCCCGGATTCGCCGGCGCTGCAGGCCCGTCACGATCTGATGCGCGCCAAGCTCGTCGGCTTCATGGGCAATTCCGGCGAGGTGGCGCGGCGCTATCCGATCTCCGATCTTTCGCTGCCGGCGCGCTACGCCCGCGTCATCGCCGATAATCGCTTCGGCCGGCTGGAGGATGCTTTGCGCGGCGCCGACGCGCTGGTCGCGGCCGATCCGAAGAATCCCTATTTCTGGGAGTTGAAGGGGCAGATTTTGCTGGAGGCGGGCCGCGCCAATCAGGCCATCGCGCCTTTGCGCAAGGCGGCGGCCATCGCCGGGCCGGCGGCGACGCCGATCCGCGTGCTGCTCGGCCATGCGCTGGTCTCGGCCGACGATCCCAAGCTGCTGAACGAGGCGGTGAGCGTGCTCGCCAACGCCACGCAGCGCGACGAGGACAGCGCCGACGCCTGGGAGTTTCTGTCCATGGCCTATTTCCGCAAGGGCGAGAACGCCAAGGCGCAGCTCGCGGCGGCGGAAGGCCTCTTCGTCGCCGGCAAATATGTGGAGGCGCGCACCCAGGCGACGCGCGCCCAGGCGCAGTTCAAGGAAGGCACGCAGGGCTGGCTGAAGGCGGACGATATATTGACCTATCGCCCGCCGGGGAGCGAGTGA
- a CDS encoding TonB-dependent receptor yields MGATAILTAMGALAFGSNADRAEAHAQMPQKEIAEIIRSYDIPAGPISTALNSVADASGVRIVYDSRLTRSHRTRGVSGSHSLAAALAEVLSGTGLSYELSPNGKSVLIVLAQAGDTRTDASAAGATPLPTIDIGSEPNRPTSRPGSGAGSQGPGDRHTGYNASRAPSTLKTDTPLLKTPIAVEVVTRQTMDDQQAISVGDALLSNVSGVTPATNVFDLFKVRGFFNTVGNVYKNGLMEYRLRNLDTTNLQSIEVLKGPAAMLFGRGEPGGVVNMVVKRPLETPYYSLQQQVKSFSGTRTTLDATGPLTEDKSILYRFNGEFYSTDSYRNFVRDRNVFIAPTISIHPVEQFRMNIDFEYQNKTWVDDYPVLPAVGGRPANIPVSRYLSAPTVMTTMPDHFDRKRIAYDWTYDFLPNWSLTNRLSYYNVGTRNENVTGTSFNAVTGVLNRALNYFPGYTDRSFATNLDLKGKFTTGPLEHSILLGYDYFATFLPTYTYYFYNPTSAINIYAPGYSRLENPYRNPVYGVAGQKWTGVYGQDMISFLDDSVHVLLGGRYDWTDYGSNRISSSAYLASTSYVSVHAEAFSPRVGVVYQPLSWLSLYGNFTQSFGANNGTTTALMPLAPQKGEQFEGGVKAELLDKRLTLTMAYFDIFKTNIPYTDPTNSNNTLLIGKARSQGFEFDLTGRIDDNWSVIANYTHDDVRTMQGASSYNPLTLITTQLAISGSKLAASPRNYGNLWVKYDADGDLLGLSLGAGVSVYESSFGDTANTFVLPSYALLNSMIAYSTKVAGYTVTGQLNVKNITDVTYYPTSTDRYTIQTGTPRTFLGSLRVEF; encoded by the coding sequence ATGGGGGCGACGGCCATCCTGACCGCGATGGGCGCTCTCGCATTCGGATCGAACGCGGATCGCGCCGAAGCGCATGCGCAGATGCCGCAGAAGGAAATCGCCGAGATTATCCGAAGCTACGATATTCCGGCCGGCCCCATCTCGACTGCGCTCAACAGCGTCGCTGACGCGAGCGGCGTGCGCATCGTCTATGACTCGCGCCTGACCCGCTCGCATCGGACGAGAGGCGTCTCTGGATCGCATAGTCTCGCGGCGGCGCTAGCGGAAGTCCTGTCGGGAACGGGGCTGAGCTACGAGCTGTCTCCGAACGGCAAGTCGGTGCTGATCGTCCTGGCTCAAGCCGGCGACACTCGCACCGATGCGAGCGCTGCCGGCGCCACGCCTCTGCCGACGATCGATATCGGCTCCGAGCCCAATCGTCCGACAAGCCGCCCCGGCTCTGGCGCGGGCAGCCAAGGGCCGGGAGATCGGCACACCGGCTACAACGCCAGCCGCGCGCCCTCGACGCTGAAGACCGACACGCCGCTGCTGAAGACGCCGATCGCGGTCGAGGTGGTGACGCGCCAGACGATGGACGATCAGCAGGCGATCTCCGTTGGGGATGCGCTGCTATCCAACGTCAGCGGCGTGACGCCGGCGACGAACGTCTTCGATCTGTTCAAGGTTCGCGGTTTCTTCAATACCGTTGGCAACGTCTACAAGAACGGCCTCATGGAATACAGGCTCCGCAATCTCGACACGACCAATCTGCAGTCGATCGAGGTGCTGAAAGGCCCGGCGGCCATGCTATTCGGCCGTGGCGAACCCGGCGGAGTCGTCAATATGGTGGTCAAGCGGCCGCTGGAGACGCCCTACTACTCGTTGCAGCAGCAAGTAAAGTCCTTCAGTGGAACGCGCACGACGCTGGACGCCACCGGACCGCTGACCGAAGACAAATCGATCCTCTATCGCTTCAACGGCGAATTCTACAGCACCGATTCCTATCGCAATTTCGTCCGCGACAGGAATGTCTTCATCGCGCCGACGATCTCGATTCATCCGGTCGAACAGTTTCGGATGAACATCGATTTCGAATATCAGAACAAGACCTGGGTCGACGATTATCCCGTTCTGCCGGCTGTCGGGGGACGCCCCGCCAATATTCCAGTCAGCCGCTATCTCAGCGCTCCGACCGTGATGACGACGATGCCCGATCATTTCGACAGGAAGCGCATCGCCTATGATTGGACCTACGACTTCCTTCCCAACTGGAGCCTGACAAATCGACTGAGCTACTATAATGTCGGCACGAGAAACGAGAATGTGACCGGAACGAGTTTCAATGCGGTGACGGGCGTATTGAACCGCGCATTGAATTATTTTCCCGGCTATACGGATAGGAGCTTCGCGACCAATCTCGACCTGAAGGGAAAATTTACAACCGGCCCTCTCGAACATTCTATATTGCTAGGCTACGATTATTTCGCCACTTTCCTGCCGACCTACACCTATTATTTCTACAACCCGACGAGCGCGATCAACATCTACGCTCCTGGTTATTCGCGGCTGGAAAACCCCTATCGAAATCCTGTTTACGGCGTGGCGGGCCAAAAGTGGACCGGCGTCTATGGTCAGGACATGATCTCGTTCCTGGACGATTCCGTCCATGTGCTGCTCGGCGGGCGCTATGATTGGACTGACTATGGCTCCAACAGAATCTCTTCCTCCGCTTATTTGGCCAGCACCTCCTACGTGAGTGTCCATGCCGAAGCTTTCAGTCCTCGCGTCGGCGTCGTCTATCAGCCCCTGTCCTGGTTGTCGCTCTATGGAAATTTCACCCAGTCCTTCGGAGCGAACAATGGCACGACCACGGCGCTCATGCCGCTCGCGCCGCAGAAGGGCGAGCAATTCGAAGGCGGCGTGAAGGCGGAGCTGCTCGACAAGCGCCTCACGCTGACCATGGCCTATTTCGATATTTTCAAGACCAATATTCCCTATACGGATCCGACCAATTCGAATAACACGCTGCTGATCGGCAAGGCGCGCAGCCAGGGATTCGAGTTCGATCTGACGGGCCGCATCGATGACAATTGGAGCGTCATCGCCAATTACACACATGACGATGTGCGCACGATGCAGGGGGCGAGTTCCTATAATCCGTTGACGCTCATCACGACGCAGCTCGCGATCTCGGGCTCGAAATTGGCTGCGAGCCCTCGGAACTACGGAAATCTCTGGGTGAAATACGACGCCGATGGGGATCTGCTCGGGCTGAGCCTCGGCGCCGGGGTATCCGTCTACGAGAGCTCCTTCGGCGACACCGCCAATACCTTCGTTCTGCCGAGCTATGCGCTGCTCAATAGCATGATCGCCTACAGCACGAAGGTCGCGGGATACACCGTCACCGGCCAGCTCAACGTCAAGAACATAACGGACGTGACCTATTATCCGACCTCGACCGATCGCTACACGATCCAGACCGGAACGCCGCGCACTTTCCTCGGCTCTCTGCGCGTGGAGTTCTAA
- a CDS encoding Spy/CpxP family protein refolding chaperone, with translation MPKAKRTWIVAAAIGVLTFAPTGASSAQQASPPPASPAPSGMDHGGMSHGMDHSGMGHGGMDHGGMDHGAMGQGGMSREATEGDSHGMAAHGQGKGPMVPMMCRTAEHVDGRLAYLKAELKPTDAQTPQWNAFAEAIRVSGRKVAEFCAASKEERARPAEGEKAASHGLLEQLAHMERNMTIHLESVRAVRSAAEPLAAALTPEQKKIFDETMTGLMGFGMGMGKM, from the coding sequence ATGCCGAAAGCAAAACGCACATGGATCGTCGCCGCCGCCATCGGCGTTCTGACTTTCGCTCCGACAGGCGCGAGCTCGGCGCAACAGGCTTCGCCTCCTCCCGCGAGCCCCGCGCCATCGGGAATGGATCATGGCGGGATGAGCCATGGGATGGACCACAGCGGAATGGGCCACGGAGGCATGGATCATGGCGGCATGGATCATGGCGCCATGGGCCAGGGAGGAATGAGCCGAGAGGCGACGGAAGGCGACAGTCATGGCATGGCGGCTCACGGGCAGGGCAAGGGCCCGATGGTTCCGATGATGTGCCGCACGGCCGAACATGTGGATGGCCGTCTCGCCTATCTGAAAGCGGAGCTCAAGCCGACCGATGCGCAGACGCCGCAATGGAACGCCTTTGCGGAGGCGATCCGTGTCTCGGGGCGCAAGGTCGCGGAGTTTTGCGCTGCCTCGAAAGAAGAGCGCGCTCGACCGGCGGAGGGTGAGAAGGCCGCGTCGCATGGGCTGCTCGAGCAGCTCGCGCATATGGAGCGCAATATGACGATCCATCTCGAATCCGTTCGCGCGGTCAGATCGGCGGCGGAGCCGCTGGCGGCGGCTCTGACGCCGGAGCAGAAGAAAATCTTCGACGAGACGATGACCGGCCTCATGGGCTTCGGAATGGGCATGGGGAAAATGTAG
- a CDS encoding invasion associated locus B family protein yields MPRRRRAFATPAQKPTSSASLPSSITQTRNGAIAPAAPPPTRATAAPGLPRSSSRVEARHGSPYRIGSRPVSADFRRSCAGTAERACAFGKPDGAQGLSMTIVVPVDVAFHAAPRMTLSDADPQPLDLVWRRCPASGCVASVSLGEPILARWRTYDGMGRIASKGSAGQDAAPPVSFRGLGLALDALAREH; encoded by the coding sequence TTGCCCCGGCGTCGGCGCGCATTCGCGACGCCGGCGCAAAAGCCCACAAGCTCGGCCTCTCTCCCGAGTTCCATCACGCAGACCAGAAACGGGGCGATTGCGCCAGCGGCCCCTCCCCCAACTCGAGCCACAGCCGCGCCTGGGCTACCAAGATCGTCTTCGCGCGTCGAGGCTCGTCATGGCTCGCCCTATCGCATCGGCTCTCGTCCTGTTTCTGCAGATTTCCGTCGCTCATGCGCCGGAACGGCCGAGCGCGCGTGCGCCTTCGGCAAGCCGGATGGCGCGCAAGGGCTCTCCATGACGATCGTCGTGCCGGTCGATGTCGCCTTTCACGCGGCGCCCCGCATGACGCTGAGCGACGCCGATCCGCAGCCGCTCGATCTCGTCTGGCGCCGCTGCCCCGCGTCGGGATGTGTCGCCAGCGTTTCTCTCGGGGAGCCGATTCTCGCCCGCTGGCGGACCTATGACGGGATGGGACGCATCGCCTCGAAGGGCTCGGCCGGACAGGATGCGGCGCCGCCCGTCTCGTTTCGCGGCCTCGGGCTGGCGCTGGACGCGCTGGCGCGGGAGCATTGA
- a CDS encoding FecR family protein, producing the protein MATITPYKRQIGAEMEEDDAPRDRANRRRAAIEWWTRLDSRAPTPQEREAFVIWLTDDPANREAFEKVCRIWGDLEDLRPLIDAFEVPPPRRTRRVRVAAVLSGLAITLLSYVFFDDAWIMLRAQTRTGVAETRTIRLVDGSRIELGPRSAISLDFDEGKRNVTLLKGEAWFDVAPDAGRPFSVLVARGSVTALGTSFDISTTGERTEITVAQHRVRVMTGGPAIIVDEGEQSAFGPGVAAVDPYRVQVDHVAAWRRGKLIFDDKPLAEVVSVLGHYLSGYILILDPSIRERRVSGVFDAADPIAAISAIEKALGLRALDLGYLVVLTG; encoded by the coding sequence ATGGCGACGATAACGCCCTATAAGAGGCAGATTGGCGCGGAGATGGAGGAGGATGACGCTCCCCGTGATCGGGCGAACCGTCGGAGAGCGGCCATCGAATGGTGGACGCGCCTCGACAGTCGCGCTCCGACTCCGCAGGAGCGCGAGGCGTTCGTCATTTGGCTGACGGATGATCCAGCCAACCGCGAGGCGTTCGAGAAGGTTTGCCGCATCTGGGGCGATCTCGAGGACCTGCGGCCGCTGATAGACGCCTTCGAAGTGCCGCCGCCGCGCCGAACGCGGCGCGTTCGCGTCGCCGCCGTCCTCTCGGGGCTCGCCATAACGCTGTTGTCCTATGTCTTTTTCGACGACGCCTGGATCATGTTGCGAGCGCAGACCCGCACCGGCGTCGCGGAGACGCGGACCATTCGGCTCGTCGACGGATCGCGGATCGAGCTCGGCCCTCGCTCGGCCATCTCGCTCGATTTCGACGAAGGCAAGCGCAATGTGACCCTCCTGAAGGGCGAGGCTTGGTTCGACGTCGCGCCGGACGCCGGCAGGCCCTTTTCCGTTCTTGTCGCCCGCGGCTCGGTGACGGCTCTCGGCACGAGCTTCGACATCTCGACCACGGGGGAGCGAACGGAGATCACTGTCGCGCAGCATCGCGTGCGCGTCATGACGGGCGGCCCGGCGATCATCGTCGATGAAGGCGAGCAGAGCGCTTTCGGGCCGGGCGTCGCCGCGGTCGATCCATACCGGGTGCAAGTCGACCATGTCGCCGCATGGCGTCGCGGCAAGCTGATTTTCGACGACAAGCCGCTCGCCGAGGTCGTCTCCGTGCTCGGACATTATCTGAGCGGATATATTCTCATTCTCGATCCGTCGATCCGAGAAAGGCGCGTGAGCGGCGTGTTCGACGCGGCGGATCCGATCGCCGCCATCTCCGCGATCGAGAAGGCTCTCGGCCTTCGCGCTCTCGATCTCGGCTATCTCGTCGTGCTCACGGGATAA
- a CDS encoding HAMP domain-containing sensor histidine kinase codes for MRPLRSLSSRLIVYWIAGSLVTFFALPPILNLAMSALSLFEPETNLESWTTRRARTLVAGALRKDEVGAKFIAMTDDLRIYAAANPAFRYAALEIGSNAPLRGSSLELTPYFQTLHGLDLHAAAFHLEGDPNPDARGLERTMNTPVGRAKIIVYGSKFHWDDVFYQIYSSFTAVGLMSYGLLASVVALIAFAVVREALAPLRAVAAKVSQIDVNSLRQHIPTDRLPAELSPFIDAVNTALRRVDDGVARQKRFTANSAHELRTPITVLTARVEKLETTPLKLDIQRDVRRIRTIVEQLLVLAQISEKGVTAASAPNTIDLVEALIAIVADLAPVALDNHRYLELEAPSEPIYIPAYRWAIESVVINLIENALRAEPDNGVVLVRATAGAVIEVIDHGPGIAPPERGMVFEPFWRGGDDTPGTGLGLSIVRELVEKMQGSIAVDETPGGGTTFAVQLPLCDASTAPRGGPPQNGEMRPR; via the coding sequence ATGCGCCCGCTCCGCTCGCTGTCGAGCCGCCTCATCGTCTACTGGATCGCCGGCTCGCTGGTGACATTCTTCGCGCTGCCGCCGATTCTCAATCTCGCTATGTCGGCTCTCTCCTTGTTCGAGCCGGAGACCAATCTCGAATCCTGGACGACCCGGCGCGCTCGGACACTCGTCGCGGGCGCGTTGCGCAAGGACGAGGTGGGCGCGAAATTCATCGCGATGACGGACGATCTGCGCATCTATGCCGCCGCCAACCCGGCGTTTCGCTACGCTGCGTTGGAAATCGGCTCGAATGCGCCATTGCGCGGATCGTCCCTCGAGCTCACCCCTTATTTCCAGACGCTCCATGGCCTCGACCTACATGCAGCCGCCTTTCATCTCGAAGGCGACCCGAATCCCGATGCGCGAGGCCTCGAGCGGACGATGAACACCCCGGTCGGGCGTGCAAAAATCATCGTCTACGGATCGAAATTCCATTGGGATGACGTATTCTACCAGATATATTCGTCCTTCACTGCGGTCGGCTTGATGAGCTATGGCTTACTCGCCAGCGTCGTCGCGCTCATTGCGTTCGCCGTCGTAAGAGAGGCCCTCGCTCCACTGCGAGCGGTAGCCGCCAAAGTTTCGCAAATCGACGTGAATTCATTGCGTCAGCACATCCCGACGGACAGGCTTCCGGCGGAGCTCTCTCCCTTCATCGACGCGGTCAACACGGCGCTTCGGCGCGTGGATGACGGGGTCGCGAGGCAAAAGCGCTTCACAGCCAATTCCGCTCATGAATTGCGAACGCCCATTACCGTGCTCACCGCTCGCGTCGAAAAGCTCGAGACGACGCCGCTGAAGCTCGATATCCAACGCGACGTGCGTCGCATCCGCACGATCGTGGAGCAATTGCTGGTTCTCGCGCAAATTTCAGAAAAAGGCGTGACAGCCGCCTCCGCGCCGAACACGATCGACCTCGTCGAAGCCTTGATCGCGATCGTCGCCGATCTCGCGCCTGTCGCGCTCGACAACCACCGATATCTCGAGCTCGAGGCCCCATCCGAGCCGATTTATATTCCGGCCTATCGCTGGGCGATCGAAAGCGTCGTCATCAACTTGATCGAAAATGCCCTTCGTGCGGAGCCGGACAATGGCGTCGTTCTCGTGCGAGCGACAGCTGGCGCCGTGATCGAGGTGATCGACCACGGCCCGGGAATTGCGCCGCCCGAGCGCGGAATGGTTTTCGAGCCGTTCTGGCGTGGCGGCGATGATACGCCGGGAACCGGCCTCGGCTTGTCGATCGTGCGTGAGCTCGTCGAAAAAATGCAAGGGTCGATCGCGGTCGACGAAACCCCGGGCGGAGGCACAACATTCGCGGTGCAGCTTCCGCTGTGCGACGCCTCGACCGCTCCGCGCGGAGGTCCTCCGCAGAACGGGGAAATGCGTCCTAGATGA
- a CDS encoding sigma-70 family RNA polymerase sigma factor yields MFRTNGRSIGDLFERNKRDLLDCLTRRVGYEDAFDLLQETFVRMLRRREVGPIADEDAYLRTTAINLARDFSRHSRSVAKHVAPGDIPAEIAETGLDPSQVCEAKESARLLYAAMKGLPPKCREVFILRRFHDLSPDEIAQRLGISRNMVLKHLRLALERCHAALD; encoded by the coding sequence ATGTTCAGAACCAATGGCCGTTCGATCGGCGACCTCTTCGAGCGCAACAAGCGCGATCTTCTCGACTGTCTGACGCGTCGTGTCGGCTACGAGGACGCTTTCGATCTTCTACAAGAGACCTTTGTGCGGATGCTGCGGCGTCGGGAGGTCGGCCCGATCGCCGACGAGGACGCCTATCTACGAACGACGGCGATCAATCTCGCGCGCGACTTCTCCCGTCATTCCCGGAGCGTGGCCAAGCACGTCGCGCCAGGCGACATCCCGGCCGAGATCGCCGAGACCGGGCTCGATCCGTCACAAGTCTGCGAGGCGAAGGAAAGCGCCCGCTTGCTGTATGCCGCAATGAAAGGACTCCCACCCAAGTGTCGGGAAGTCTTCATCTTACGTCGCTTCCATGATCTTTCGCCGGACGAAATAGCGCAACGGCTGGGCATTTCCCGAAACATGGTCCTCAAGCATCTGCGGCTGGCGCTGGAGAGGTGCCATGCGGCGCTCGACTAA
- a CDS encoding MbnP family copper-binding protein produces the protein MMREQKSKLAALLIAALTVGTCHGAAARDQAVTLRFALTADGKDVGCAAPLSNLGSGRLETKLHDARFYIHDVKLIDAKGVRTPVALVQNDWQYAGVALLDFKDARGGNTPCTDTNPAKNTTVGGTAPAGAYVGLEFSIGVPVQGMADNKIVSLNHSSTETAAPPLDIAAMAWNWQAGRKFLLVEVIPPAPYITKSDGSKTRIWMTHIGSSGCKGNPATGEIVSCARENRFTVTFDRFDPKTQRVEFDLTRLFENTDLLVDKGGAIGCMTALDDPECPAIFSALGLNLAESAPGAGDAGKQTKPGVSPVFKVGAAKPPKIVGGKQ, from the coding sequence ATGATGCGGGAACAAAAGTCGAAGCTCGCGGCGCTGCTGATCGCAGCTCTCACAGTCGGAACCTGTCACGGCGCCGCAGCGCGGGACCAGGCGGTGACGCTCCGCTTCGCGCTGACGGCGGATGGCAAGGATGTCGGTTGCGCTGCGCCTCTGTCCAATCTCGGTAGCGGGCGCCTCGAGACGAAGCTGCACGACGCCCGCTTCTATATTCACGACGTGAAGCTCATCGACGCGAAGGGCGTGCGCACGCCCGTCGCTCTCGTGCAGAACGACTGGCAATATGCCGGCGTCGCTCTGCTCGACTTCAAGGACGCGCGCGGCGGCAACACGCCTTGCACCGACACCAATCCCGCAAAGAACACGACGGTCGGCGGAACCGCGCCAGCTGGCGCCTATGTAGGACTCGAGTTCTCGATCGGCGTGCCGGTCCAGGGCATGGCGGACAACAAGATCGTCTCGCTCAATCATTCGAGCACGGAAACCGCGGCCCCGCCGCTCGACATCGCCGCCATGGCGTGGAACTGGCAGGCCGGCCGCAAATTTCTTCTCGTGGAAGTCATTCCGCCCGCGCCGTACATCACCAAGTCCGACGGCTCGAAGACGCGGATATGGATGACGCATATCGGCTCGTCGGGCTGCAAGGGCAATCCGGCGACGGGCGAGATCGTCTCCTGCGCGCGCGAGAATCGCTTCACCGTCACCTTCGACCGATTCGATCCCAAGACCCAACGCGTCGAGTTCGATCTGACGCGCCTGTTCGAGAACACCGATCTTCTTGTCGACAAAGGTGGCGCGATCGGCTGCATGACCGCGCTGGACGATCCAGAATGCCCGGCGATCTTCTCGGCGCTCGGTCTCAATCTCGCGGAAAGCGCTCCAGGCGCTGGCGACGCCGGCAAGCAGACGAAACCCGGCGTCTCGCCGGTCTTCAAGGTCGGAGCCGCCAAGCCGCCGAAGATCGTGGGCGGCAAGCAATGA